The nucleotide window TGatacaaaaagcaaacattgttttaaaagatgTCTACTATACATTTACACTGGACTATGAccatcagatttttttgttcacagaGTAAAATTAGTGTCTTGTTTGCTTTAACTTAAATGGCCTTttcttgtgtgtattttctgaaaGTGGTGACTAATGTCCCAGTCTATTCTATATATCGCCTCTCAGTTTACTCTGACATTCCACTGTTCCACATCGCACACAGAAAGTGTACTTACACTTACTTGAAACTGTCAATGATGGCTTGCAGTCCTATATAGTATCCCGTCCTGTAAGTGGCTGTTAACACACCTGTACTTTAATCTTACTCTTAATGCCCCCACAGAGCTGTGATTACAGTGATCTGCGCTGTCTCAGAATATGCATGGTCACATTTAATCACAAGGATCACAATGCCATCAATCAATCTTTGTAGTACTCTCAGTTCAACTTATTATACTACCAGCACTTATTGTACAACTTATTATGCTACTACCACTTGAACATAAAACAGTAATTCAAGTCCATAACAACTATCATTATGGAGCTGTGTTCTCAGGGGCAATCTCGGCATCATGTGGCGTTGCATTTGGGAAAGGATCTTTGAGTACGACGTCACTGTTTGAAATTCCAATCAGCATAAAGTTCCATGATGATCAACATGTTCAGACATTGCTTTTAACCATGCTAGCCACATGCGGTGAGGACTGGCCTTCCCCTTACCTTCTCGGTGATACGGCGGTCCATTCTGCGTCTCACACACGTCATGTCTGCTGCTTTCTAGGACTTCAGTATGCCTGCTCGGCTAAACATACTTAGTGCAGAATCTACTGTACTTTATCTATTCCAAAACCATTTGCAGAACACGTGAACCGTAAATTTACGGACATATAAGCCACTTTCTCCTTGATGCACAAGTATTTGCATCCATATTTATCTTTCCAGGACCAGCTAAGATCTTCTCAGCTTGAATTCTTGGCGATGATCAAATAACCTGCAACTGCATCACTGTTGTTCTGCAGAAAAAATAGTCGAGCAGTTTCATTTCCACCAATTAAATTGACACGGTGAGGAAAGTAATTGAGCTTTATCATCCCAAGTCTCTATCATTGGTTCGATCTTTTATctggtcttttattttttttaccgtCTTAAACTTTCATCTTGTAAAACACGCAAATTATCtccataaaataacagaaagacCAGCTTTTACATGCGCCactttttcttgcttttaaaCCGTTCGTCCTAGCAATCTTCGTGATTCCGTGACTCTCGTGTCCCAGTAATTCCCATCTGAAACGGTGCGTGACTGTACCATCATTTCCGCGAAGAGTGCTGTTTTAAGTGACGCGATGAGGGAAACCGGTTGCAGATTGAGTTGTCATCGACTATgttattcaaaacatttcaatgtcAGGTGTGTATGTAGAGTAATATGATGAATCAAAGAGCGCGGCTGTATTCTGTCAAAGTTGACTATATTTGTCCACCCTCAGGCACCTGAATTTCGTTTGGATCTGTGAATGTCTGTAGTCCTAAAATGGATCATCTGCccttttaaaaaagtgaacGTGCTGAAAATAGACGTTTGTTCATACTGCAAAATTACTTTCTCTACTTTTAGTGATCAATACCCGACTGTCATCCGACTTTTGCAAATTCAAATAGGGCCATATCCATCTTTATTATAATTTGGAGAGGAATGTAATCGGAGAGGAATTACGCACCATCAACTTTTAAGGGCTTTCCCTGCATCAGCCCTGGTGTTTCCTCCTAAACGTTTTAACTCAGTTACCACAGCAACCGTAGAGCGCTGTGCTACCTAACGTGTCCTCATCCATTTCCATGAAAAGCACTCAGGCCTGTCACACTGCCTCACTCCAGGCTACAGGTGCTCTCTAACAAATCTACCCTGTAAGGATTAatcagttgccatggcaatctTTCAATCTGCTCAATCCTAGAAGGCATTACCTGTGTTTGGAGATGGTAAAATCCTTAAATTGAGCAACACTGGAAATTCTGGCATCTGACAATCACTTTGGCATTTATGTGACAGAACATTCTTACCATACAAGGAGGTAAACATGCACAACTACTGCTTTCAATACCAAATGCCTAAGCTCTGCTTCTCCcgagacaggaaaaaagccCTACTGCTCAGTCAGAATGATTAATACCTATAGTGTCAGCAGTGTGATGTTCAAGACTGTCCCACAGTATGATACATGATTGGTAAAATTGTAGAACCAGAAACTGGAAATCAAAACATATAGTTTATGAAATGATAAGTATCAGCACAGGAGATTTTTCTTAAGGCCAACTGTTAATGTTCTGGGAAAAGAGGGCTGCATAGTGTTTTAAGTTGATCCTTAATCTTTCTCAATTAAAGGTTGTTTGGATAAAGTTAAAGTTCATATGTTAAAGATAAAGTGTGAGATGCCACCAGCATGCATTTCCCACACTGCCAGGCTGAGGTGTTCCAGTTAGGGATTTTACATGGTGTGGGCAGCTTCCACACACCCTTGTCAGGGTTGACTCTGTATACAGCTGAATAGTAAGACTGTAGCTTGGAACCTGGAGCTATGAGGACAGTGAGTGCTGACccaatcaaacacacagaatgGTTTGGGCTATGGCTTAGTGTGTCTTGTCTGGACATCACCTCATTTGCATTGGTGACTGCAGCACATTGACTATTTGCTGAAGGTCTGAGTCTGTCTCAGGAAAACTTAAGTTCTTGCCCAATCATCAAACATGCAGGAGTTGGTACACACAGTGACTGGGCCATTCATAGCTGCCCAAAACAGCAGACCATTACAGTCAAGGTGAGTAACTGGCAATACCACCACATTGCAGTAAGTCAGCAAAGAGGTCAAGGCTGGGGAGGTTGGCATCCTGCCTTGTAACGTGGAACAGTCAAAAAAGGAGAGATGGTGGCGTAACATGCTGGCAGACATTATGCCCCGCTGTACtgaagatcatcaataaaccgtcttctctgtctttccttcaaCCGGGGTCCAGACTGAAATTTGTGTTAACAGTTTTTATTAGTTAGCTTACAAGCACATTCAGTTTCACCAACACTACTGATACTGCTACTACAAGTAAAGCATGTCATTTGGGAACAGGGTAGAGAAAATCACAAGTttgtatatatttcaaaatgttatctTTGATCATACAGTGTGGTTATGTAACAGGTTACAGCTCAATCTTCCTGTATATTAAGACGGTCTTATTTGACTGTATTTTGTTTCATCACTGTTAGgttatattcaaatacacaaaattGCATCGGCATTCGGGAAAATCCTATAAGCAATTCTTCAGAATTCATGCAGGTCTTTACTGACACTAGGAAAATTTAGTACCATTTGTCATTATATAACTGATCAAAACACAACAGAGAGTGGAGAAACTGTCAGTTGAAAATGTGTCTACTTCAGGACTTGAAACGTACTAATAACAGAGTCCACTGTGCAGGGAAAGtggaatttacatttacctACATGGTGAGACCTACTAATTATGTCTGAAAAGCAGTCATTAACAAAGTCAAGTTGGGAACAGGTGTTGGACTGTTtttctgaggtgtgtgtgtttgtttttaatgtatgaggAACTTGCAGAAGTTGAACTTGTTCCTGCAACGGTTGTGGAAAGTTATTCCTTGGTCAAGAAATTGGAAGAAGTCTGAAGTAAGACTTTAAATTTGTACAGCTATGTTAGCAATCAACTGTGAGCAGTGGACGGTGAGCTTTTGCAATGGCCCAGGTAGAAAAATACTGGTTATTAATGTAAAAAGCTGTCATTTCATAAACTATGCTGTTTTGGAAGTTGTAGGACCACTGCAGGAGTAGCACGTCAACTGCTATTCCAGTTTTCCAagctgaatttatttattttaactgtgtAACCCCGTGCAACCGCTATTACACTTTTAATTAGTAATATCATTCCCGACTCAATCTACACACGAAGGCCGGTGAATTTTCACTCACTGGTGTTTCTATGTCCAAAAGAGGTAGAACCGCCGCTTTGCAATAATTCACAGCATGCACATGTACCGTTTACACGTCTGTGCATGTTCCTACTTTCCACCGCTTCAACTCCCCCTCGTGGCAATCCCATCCCAAACACACTGTTATTCGCCCTGAGCTAACACTCGAGCTTGTGTAGTAAATTGGAATCAACGAACTGAATTAGCTCATCTGTTTGTTTGAAGGTGTCTCTGTGGGAGCTAACGCTGATTTGAATGATGTAAAGTAAGTGTTCCGTTTCTCCTTGACCTTCTTGAAAttcccaaggtggcgtagtcCAGATGAGATTATAAATATTGAAGTCTAAACGcaaaaatgttacaatattCTGTGACAATATGGGAAATAATGTGAAGGATATGTTGTGATTGCAATGCTTAGAATGAAGATGTACGTGTAAGACTGATCCCTTTGGAGACTTCAAACGAGAGTTTTCCCTCCAAAGttaatatgaatatgcataGATAACGATGATACGGTGGAAGtgtctgcattacattattgtcgtcactagaaatataaagaaaaagcGTTATACTGTGCAGTCACGGAAATTTGCGCCAGGGCACAAGTTATATTGGACGAACTATACCACCAAGGAGAAACAGCAATAAGAACGTTTGGGTGGAACTATACATGCAAGTGCTGCATGTTGGTTGGTGTTTTGTTAGGGTAGGACCCATTTCCGCCAGTGACGTGtctgggagagaaagggagtttTCAATTTTCCTTTGGTTGAACGTTAGCTGTTTTGAAGACCCACCTAGTCTGCCTTTCGTGAACAGCGCCGCTTGTCTTTTTCAACATCAGCGTCAGCCTTTCTAAGACTGTTGTAACAAATATTATCTATTCGAGTTTGGGGCGGAGTTGAATCTTGGACGGCTAAAGAAaggtttgtattgtagctaagCAGCTCTTGCTCGCTAACTTCCTAGCAAGTAAGATACTCGGCTCACGCCACTGTCTCTTGGAATTGTGTGTcaaagaaaaagcaaataattttaAGACATGACAGCCTCGTTCTCTCGTGGGGTAGTTTGCTAGATAACTAGCTGGCAGTGAAACTACCATTGCTCACAGCTAGTCAGCTAGTTTGCGAACCTTCACTAACTTGCCGGAATGGCTAGTTGTTGTTACGGACAAACAGTAGATCGCTCGTAAGATAGCAAGCTATGTCACACGCTTAACACACTTACCCAATAATGTAGCTAATTAAATTACTCGTCCCAGACGCGATCGAGTTTGGCATCTGGACACTGATCGATTGGACATAAGGAATGTTACGAAGACAAACGCATCTTTTGGAACATTTAGCTTGACAACTAACACTGTAGCTATGCTAAACAGCTAAAATGCTAGCAAACTAGATGTCTAGTTGTGAAAAAATGGAAGTGTCACTGCCAGCTAGTTACCTAGCAAGCTACCCCACAAGAGAACGAGGCGATCGTGTCTTACAATTACTTGATTTTTCTTTATCTGACAAACAATTCCGAGAGACAGTAATGTGAGCCGAGTATCTtatttgctagctagttagcaccAGGCTAAACAATCATACTTTCGCAGGTTCGCGAAGTAGTAATCCATAACGGCCTTGGCAGTTGCCAGTGACAGGCAAGGCAGTTAAGAGTAATCTACATCAATGTCTTagtatttactttaaaagataATATTGATAAAATAAGATGGAACTTTTGTATAAATCCGTAGAATGTCTACCGTTACCTGCTGAGCAACGCTGTGACACTTTGTCGAGTCATGATGGCTTGATAAGCTGTTGCACCGCGAATACAATATGTTACGAACTCACGGAATTTAGCCTTAGTTATTTTTGCGTTTTGGCATGTTTTTGTCTACTGGTGTCGCTTCAGCCCCTTGTTAATTACATAGCCTACACTGGTTGACAAACTAAACAGTATTATGGAGGCTACACAGTTACAGAACGTTGCTGATGATGGACTCCGCAGTGATTCCTAGAAGACTACCGTTATTGACACACCTCGATGATACATTTGTAGAGCGAGCAGGGGATGAGGCCATTTTGATCCAAAACACTAAGATTTGTCCAACAGTCAGCTATGTTTATTAAGTACAGTACTTGGTTAACATCGAATACGTCTGCTTTTGGATTGACCCAAGTACAAATTGTGACCTTTAGATCACTCTTCTCCAATTTAATATGGATTTTGGTACCTGCAGGAGATATTTGCACAGAAGGAATgatgtcatttgaaaatgatttcccACTACATTCTTTCCAGACCTTAGAGCATACGATGTATACAGGTTTCTGTTCCAACGTAGTTCTCAGGCAATTCTTATTGATTGAGCTGTTCATTTAAAACTGTTGATTGTCAACAgtcatttatactgtatatttatgttGTATAACTCTttgtaacaacaaaaatgcCATTGAGCTCATGTCTGTGCTAATACTGTACAAAGGGAAAGttctttattaaatatattttggtaatgaatgaattttgtGCAGCTCTTTAAGTTAATCTTATGTGTTTATTCAGTTAATTTTGAACAACTGTTTGcttttaatgaataatgttgAATAACTTTGTAAATTTCTAAATTaaagagctgaaatgaaaaggtaGCTCACAGAAACCCATGCATTTGTGTCTCCCGTGTTggaatgaacacatttcaaacaaccTGTGTCCGAGACAAAGAGCTCACAGCAGATTCTTGTTCAGTGATGTGAAATCCAGACCAGGATTCAATTCAAAAGCTCATTCAAACCTAATAAGCTGAGAGCTCAACTGGAATGAAACTCAGCCTATGTGGTGGGCCCCCAGGACCTTGGCTGTGACGCACTTGTCCTGCTCTGGCTGAAAgtggtggatgtgtgtgagccAGGCATGACGTTCGCTCTGTTGTGGCTTTGCAGGGGCAGCTGCAGACACCACGAGCGAGATTCCCATCTCTGTAGCACCATGAAGCTCTACAGCCTGAGCGTTCTGTATAAAGGCACCACCAAGTCCAACTTGCTCAAAGCCGCTTATGACCTGTCCTCTTTCAGCTTTTTCCAGAGGTCCAGGTACGTTACAGCTTCTCTGCTCTGTTTATACAGTGCCtctgttttcccttttaaaaaagACTGCACTTTAAAGAATTTGTAAGCATGCATTTCCTGTGTTCATGTTGATGTAGATATGGAAAAAATTGAATGTTTTAGCTGTAAAAGAAACAGACATCATTTTCAGACtaaaaaaatggatgtttttctGTGCATATTGCAAGAAAATGATGTCTCCTTCAAGCTCAGCATTACAtgcccccttcctcctcccacaTTGATTCTTAGGTCCATTACAGGTGCTAACTGCCAAGGAGTGTCTGCCTTTGAAACTCTTGTTTGGAATTATTTTGGTTGTGGTGGATGGAGGAGtgatgtattttttgtgtgtgtgtgtgtgtgtgtgtctctttgtctgtgtgttgtgtgtgcacattccAGTGTGCAGGAGTTCATGACGTTTACCAGTGCCTTGATTGTGGAGCGCAGTTCACATGGGAGCAGGGCTTCTGTCAAAGAGCAAGGTGAGAGAACAACATCGTCTGATATCTGGAATGGCCACTACAGCCAAATACAGACAGGGCTCTGTTCTAactgcctgcacacacatgtgctcacaGCAGGCGTGCACgcaagcacatgcacacccacatgcTCACCTATGCATGAACGGCCACCACTCAGAAacagatgcacatacacacacacacaacacatccACGTCCTGCAGGTGTGTTTACCAGTAGGATTGCATCCTTCGGAATCTGGAGTGAAGACACCGGACATAAAATGCAGATTAAGGCAGGGAAACGGCCAACTTCCTCCAGAGCCAGTCTATTAAGCTCTCTGTAATGAGGGGTCTGGCCAgcaaatgacacacaaatgcatacgTGTGACACTGGCTTCCCAACAGGGCTACGGCATTAATTATGGGTTGTTCATTGCAAGAGGAAGAAgaataaattgtgtgtgtgcattgccaATATATGCTTCCGTAGTTGCATGCAATTGGAATGGGGGAATTAGAAGCGAATGAAAATATGAAGATTTTGTATAGTTTTTGGAgcataaaattttaaattttattcaggGCTTACCTCTGATGTGGTGTTTTGAATTTAGTTCCTGTCTGGTCAGAATGAGTTGCTTGTTTGGCAATAGCAGGACGTCATTCATGTACAGTACTCTCTAATAGGATTACAATACAGTAGTAGAATACaatactagtagtagtagtagaataTTGTACatagtgaaataaaatattatacttCACTcagaggacaggaagtgatgccaGCAGCTGATTGTTGTGTTGTATCCCTACCAGAGTACCTGTGTCACGTGTACGTGCGGAATGACTCCCTTGGTGCGGTTGTGATAGCGGACAGCGAATACCCATCCAGAGTGTGCTTCACGTTACTCGATAAGGTCTGTCCCTACCTGATGCTCGGTGCTCATTGGTCagtgtgcagattttttttttttttacccttccATGGTCATGTGAAGGGGCTCATGTTAAGAAATTCCGCTATATCCGATTGGAGTACAGATGAGGTCTGGAGAGAGAAAATCCTCATGAAAGGTCTTTGTGTCTCATGCACTTGCTTGTGCACTTTCTGCTCTTGTAGGTGTTGGAGGAATTCTCCAGGCAGGTGAGCAGCATAGACTGGCCCTCTGGGTCCCCAGCCACCATCCAGTACACTGCTTTGGACAGCTATCTCGCCAAATACCAggtaagagagacagagcagggcCTAAAATAGAAGTGTAAATTGAGAAAATTCCGCATAAGGTTCCAACCTGACACCCTGGTCGTCTGTGTGATAACACATTTATTAGCATTTATTAATGCTGGACTTAACATCAGCCATATAGAAAGATTATGCACAGCACAGATTTTAATGGTTCATTAAGAATTCATGAGTCCTCTGTATTCTAAAGTGTTAGTAAAACAGCTCCACATGAACgacctttatttattcaattcaattcaattcaaataatatttatcACATGCTGTGGAACAATTGGACTACTCGCGGCCTctttttacttattattatttattcatattatttatattattttttggaagTGTTAGTGgttgtatatattatatattggtTGTCATTATAAGGTAACTATAGAGTGTATATTGAAAAAGCTCAAGAACAAAGGCATATGTGCTATTGTGCTAATGGAGAGAGGCAAGATCATATAACCATTCTTGTTAAAATAGTGTAATTGTGCTTAAAATTATCATAAGAACAACCTTTCTGAATCTCATGGCATCAAAACTGCCTCAGAAAGCTTTGTAAGTTTATATCACATTAACATATACATCATGACTAATGCTAATCTACAGCCCTATGTCAGACTTTAGCCATTAGACTTTGTATCCATGGAGACTCTGTGTTGGTTCCAGAATCCTCGGGAGGCGGATGCCATGAGCaaagtgcaggctgagctggACGAAACCAAAATCATTCTGGTGAGTCTTAACATGAACACTGTCTCCATCGCTTCCAGTCTCTCTCCATCTACCAGAATGCATTCGTGCAACATGGTTCTTACAGGTCGGGTTTTTTCCGCTTTTTTTCTTAGTCTAGTTTTTTAGTCTGGGTTTCTCAAAACCTAGAGTTGCAGTGGagttcattgtttttcagtgagagCCATGTTAAAGCTCAAAGCATCTGCCATCTTGAAGCAGGACCCTACTTGGCTTTGGTGCATCAGAAATTGGCAGCGAGTCTGATGCGCATCCCAAAGCTCTCCTAGTTATAATTCTACGCATGAATGTTGGTATACAACCACCACGAGGATGTGCTCAGCGTATCTGTTGTGACTTGTCTAGAGAGTgtgtcttcctctttcagcaCAACACAATGGAGTCCCTattggagagaggagagaagctgGATGATTTGGTGCAGAAGTCAGAACACTTGGGAAATCAGTCCAAAGCATTCTACAAGACTGTGAGTACATGGCCGCAGACCCCCTCCTGTTTACTCTTGCAATGACGGTCACAGTGTGGGCAGATCGATCAAACTCATCATCCATGTGATGTTTGGTACTCTGGGCCACACAGTATACAGTTGACGCAAGCTCTCAATAAAAGTATAGAGAAGGGTAGCAGGCTGTGACTTTCAAGATACTGTAGTCTAAACAAAATGAGACTCAGGTGGGGTGGCAGAACAAAAAGGCACTAGGGGTTGTGTTTCCACAGAGTTAATAATGAATTGAATAGCCT belongs to Megalops cyprinoides isolate fMegCyp1 chromosome 5, fMegCyp1.pri, whole genome shotgun sequence and includes:
- the LOC118777778 gene encoding synaptobrevin homolog YKT6; protein product: MKLYSLSVLYKGTTKSNLLKAAYDLSSFSFFQRSSVQEFMTFTSALIVERSSHGSRASVKEQEYLCHVYVRNDSLGAVVIADSEYPSRVCFTLLDKVLEEFSRQVSSIDWPSGSPATIQYTALDSYLAKYQNPREADAMSKVQAELDETKIILHNTMESLLERGEKLDDLVQKSEHLGNQSKAFYKTARKQNSCCEVM